Genomic DNA from Salvia miltiorrhiza cultivar Shanhuang (shh) chromosome 1, IMPLAD_Smil_shh, whole genome shotgun sequence:
aagaGTAAGGCTAATCttttatttactttgatggattgaaactttgggatatcgcaaggcccttgattatttctatcatttaagctagtttttcttgattcttatcccattgaaATGGTGGGATTAGAAAAATCCTActattgaggataaaaatactcaatcatgcaaagtaaacgcccctagAATTCATCACCATCCAAGCTTAAGTGAGGCAAGTAATTTTTAACCTAGTGTCTTCTTATCTCTATTTCTTAAGACTTAAACCAAGATGCTAAATCTTGCAAGCTCCCAACAACACTCATATAAGAAAGGCAAAGACACATGTAGCTGAAATCATACATGAATTAAGATAGGCAAAGACAGGTAACAACATGAATTAAACATTACCATCCTTGCAACTTTCTTCCAAAAATGAGGTGTGGGCTTTACTGAGAAATAAGCACTTTGCAGATGAATCTCTTGATCCTCAGTCCATCCTCGAGCATCCTCGCACTCTCCCTCGACTccatctctcttcctcttcccACCAATCCGCGCCTTCCTTGCACGATTCTGCTCTCCATTCCTCTTCATAATCCCACAATCTTCGACATCCTTCTCCCCCGTATCTCTTTCGGGTAACTCATCCGCCCCTTTGGGCACGTTGCTAACCTTCTTCATTTCTGCTTTACTAGAGCTACGAGTAACCATCTTCTCAAATTTGACATCACTTTCCTCTGTATTCAAATTGGAGTCACCAACTTTATTTCTGCGAGCCGAACTCCTTGTTAACATCTTCTCTACAACCTCTTCCTTACCCGCATTGGCTCTTCCAGACCTTCTAGAACCTTCGCCGGATTTCTCCGAACCTCCCACGGATCTACACCGGGCAACTGAACTCCTCGTTTGCCGCTTCTCTTTCACGGACTGCTTCCCTAAATCCGGGCTTCTACTCCTGAATTTCTCCGAATCAAACTCGACCTCTCTCCCCCTTCTGTTCTCTGAAACCCTATGGCCAGTTTTCTTGATTTTGGAAATAGGTGTGGGAATTGAATCGCGTCTCGTTCCAGCAGGCTTTGGAGTCCTTGGGCTCTGAGCTCCGGTTTGATTTTGACGGTGAATTCTGGTGGATCTTCTAAGAGAAATGGTGGGTGTTTCCTC
This window encodes:
- the LOC131005899 gene encoding uncharacterized protein LOC131005899; translated protein: MPKRESKEIVEETPTISLRRSTRIHRQNQTGAQSPRTPKPAGTRRDSIPTPISKIKKTGHRVSENRRGREVEFDSEKFRSRSPDLGKQSVKEKRQTRSSVARCRSVGGSEKSGEGSRRSGRANAGKEEVVEKMLTRSSARRNKVGDSNLNTEESDVKFEKMVTRSSSKAEMKKVSNVPKGADELPERDTGEKDVEDCGIMKRNGEQNRARKARIGGKRKRDGVEGECEDARGWTEDQEIHLQSAYFSVKPTPHFWKKVARMVPGKSAQECFDKIYSDHLTPPPPRTRSRAKTKEPSPLSYSASKLIFPADRKTKRLGSKRRTLLAQKTVRKILQKQEDEDYSADLFALLEPTLDLSTVVLPEDTTFASPPPSKVSAFLAGRRPESSSSQGKKHLSRLKGDHKARLTSPPVLKQIKNKALHEKYIDQLHCRDAKRKAALRKSAQIDAKPICSNLVKAAKDALLSDAQDAIRSLQCRNNDDDDDDDDEDEEDEDDEDEGI